GGGGGGACCTGTGCCGACAAGCAGCAGAGCCTTCTTCAGGGGGAGAGGAGCATATTCGTCGCTCGTTGGGCTGCGGTTATGAGAGTGACCGGCCGTGATCCACAGCGCGCGAGCCAAACTGTCGATTTTCCGTGGCGCACCGGATTTCGAAAAGGCGGATATCGGTGGATTCCAGGTGGAAGCCACAGCCTATCGCGCGGTCGTGGCGCTGGGGCGCCCGGAAACTAATCCGTGAATTTCTCGGAAATAATGGAGCGGGCGAAGGGATTCGAACCCTCGACCCCAACCTTGGCAATTCGCCCGAGACACTTTTTACAGCTTTGCCGATTGCACGCTACAGCTCTCCAATACCCTAAATTTCATAGGAAATATTGCGATTCGCCGCCGCCCGTGGTACTCTGTGACACGCCAGATTTTGATCTGAAATGATTACGAAGTAAGCAATTTGGGCTGATCTGGCGTCGAAAATAAGCAAGTTTTCTGTTTCCCAGCCAAGGTATTGAAGTGATGCCTAAAATCACGAAGAGTCTTGTCGAAGCTCTCAAACCTTCGAGAGATGCAGTCAAAGGTTCGAGTCAGTTCGTGTGGGATTCGGAGCTGCGCGGCTTTGGTGTTTCGGTGGGATATCAGGGCACCAAAAGCTTCGTGGTCCAGTACCGCAATCCGGCTGGACAGAGCCGCCGAAAGGTCATTGGCCGCTTCGGTCTAATGACCGTCGAAGAGGCTCGGCGCAGCGCTCGCGTGATGCTCGGCGAGGTCGCGAAGGGGACGGATCCGATTGAAGAGACCAAGCATGTGCGCGGCCACACCATTAGCCAGATCTGCGACTGGTATCTTGATCGAGCCGAGGCCGGGAGGATCATTGGTCGTAGTCGAAGACCGATCAAGCAGTCCACGCTCGCTATGGATCGCAGCCGGATTGAAGCGCATATCAGACCACTGCTCGGACACCGCGTGATCGAGACACTCAAGCTTGGCGACATTGAAGCGGCGCAGGCCGACATCGCGGCGGGACTGACTTCAAAGCCGCGCATCGGCAGCCGCGGCGGATCGACCAAAGGCGGGGAGGGTGTCGCGTCCCGAACGATGTCCACGCTCCACTCGATCCTTGAACATGCCGTCAGACTGGGGGAGATCGAAAAGAACCCGGCACGTGGTGTCAGGCGTTTGGCAAGCACACCAAAGATGCGCTGGCTCTCTCACGCCGAGCTGCGCAGACTCGGAGAAGCCCTGCAGGAAGCCGAAGCGGATCTCGAACACCCCAAGGGTATTGCCGTTATCAGGCTCCTGCTCCTGACAGGTTTTCGTCGGCTCGAAGCTCTCAGCCTCGAACGGGCATGGCTTCTCGAAGAGGAGAACGCGGTCCATTTCGCCACGACCAAGACCGGCGCACAGCGCCGCGTCATCGGCCAAGCTGCCGTTGACCTCCTTAAGGCTCAACCTGACACAGGCTCGAAGTTCTTCTTCCCCGCCGACTGGGGGGGAAGGGCATTTCATCGGGGTTGTCCGGGTGCTTGATCGCGTTTGCCAACGGGCCGGCGTCGAGAAAGTCACCCCGCATGTCCTTCGCCATACATTTGCCAGCGTGGCTGGCGGTCTGGGCTACTCCGAGCTCACCATTGCAGCTCTTCTCGGTCATGCGTCGCGAGGCATAACCCAAAGATACATTCATATCGATGAGCCGCTGAGGGCGGCAGCAACAGCAGTATCAAATCGAATGCTGGTTCTGCTGAGCTCACAAAGAGGTGCCGAGGCGATCGACGATTGAACATGGACTGATGCATCGCGAGCAGAAGTCGGCGCGACCGGAGATATGGTGCTGATCGACACTTATCGTCTCGTCCATCGAGGGCGGGGTACGAGGAAGGCGCGCTACCGGTTCCATAAGCTGCACTGTGAGCTGCTCTGGATTGATCAGATTGCGACAGTTTTCGAACGCATCCTGGTGGGTGAGTTGGAGCATTTTTGCAGAGCAGCCTGACTGGCAGCAGTGGCGAGTGTCAGGTAGAGCCAGGAATGGCAGCAATAAGGCGAGGCACTGCGTCCAGGCAACTGGCATGATAGGTTGCGAGCGCCGGGACGCAGTCGCTCAACGAGTGGGAGATGCTGGTCTCGAGGAGCAGCAGCGTGTCTCTGGCCGCGGGTATGATGGCAGGCTCCATCCTTCGCGCAGGACCAAGCCTCTCGCCGATCTGGTCAACTGAGCGGACAAGGAACCGGTTTCCCGAAGCCGAAGCAATCGCTGCGAAAACTGCCCCCAAACGAGCGGCGTAGTTATGAGCTTCCGGCCCCTCGCTGGGCAGCCTACCGGTGGATTCCCCCGTCATGGCGGCATGGAGAAGTAGCACGTGATTGACGATGAGCATGTCGCGCAGCCCCTGATCGGTCATCCTGCTGACCCGGAAGCCCTCGCCCGGGTTGAGATCGACAAGCCCTTCCCCTGTCAGCTGGTTGAGACTGTCTCGTACCGGCGTCATGCTGACGCCGAATTCCTCGGCAAGCCGCATGGCCTCGAGTTTCGAGCCCATCGGATAGGTGCCTGCCATCAGCTCCCGCTTGAGGCGCTGGTATGTCGGCTCGAGGACATGAGCCGGACTCATGGGTCTTTTCGACGCGCTTTCGCAAACGCTCGCACCGCAGCTTCCTGGTCCGGGCGCAGCGCGTCCCGCGCCTGCAAATAATCATCCGGGTCTTCGGACAACAGGATAGACGGGCATTGCCCTTCATAATTCCCGAGATTCGGGCGATGCTGGCAATATCCTGCGAGCTCGGCCAGCTCGGGCGGAAAAGTTCGGGCGATGTGGGGCGGATAGGCAAGCCAGAGGTTCTCGTAGGGCTTGAGCCATCCGAGGCTGTAACCGATCACGACAGCACGCCGGACGGTATCGGTCGAATTCGGCCCTGCCCCGTGGATTGTGGAGCCGAGGAAGCAGATGGCATCGCCGGTCCGGCATTCGGCGATCACGGGCGGCCCCAGTTCGTCGAGGTCTGCGATGTCCGCACAATGGGTCCCCGGGTATATCCTTGTGGCACCATTTTCCGCCGTGAAGTCGGTCAGCGGCCAGATCACATTGAGCAGGTATTCGAGCTCTCCTTTTGCCCCTGCCCACATGTCGTGATCACGATGTGGGAACTGCTCGACTTCGCCGGGGTGGATGGCGATCGCCTGTGCGACATTGAGCTGGATGCGGTCGCAGGCGCGTCCGAGAATTGCCCGCGCAAGACCCAGTACGAGGGGTTGGAGGGCGAGTTCTGCGGCAACCGGCGACCTGCGCAACAGGCTTCCGAAGCGCTGCGTCCGGTAGCCATAGAAGTCGCCGTGCCCGAAGGGCACAGCCTCGAATGCTGGTGCGAGATCCCGGTCAAGCGTTCGGACCGTCTCGGCCGGCAATGCGTGCGGGATAATGCAGTAGCCCCTGCTTTCCAGCTGGCCGAGCCAGCGCGTCGTTGCCGGTGGTGAGTTCACTGGGCGTGCTCCAGCTCTGTCGCGGTCGCGCGGAATGCGGCAGGTGTATAGATGCCGCGACTGGCCAGATCGGCGGGAGTTTGTGCATCAATCCCAATATGCAGCCCGACCAGCTCTTCGCCGTTGATCTCGCATGGCGGACCGAGGCGGGAGCATCTCCAGCCGAACTTCGCGATCTGCCCGTACCAGGTCCGGCTCGCCACAGCGGAGTAGCCGGACAGGTCGCAATCGAGCGCGTGGTCAGCCAGAGCGCTTACCAGCTGGTTGCGGGCCAGCCGACGTTCTCGAGCAGGCAATTCTGGTTCGATACAAAATCGCGTAATCTCGCGCAGTTTCGGGCTTCGCGGGACCGGACCGTCACACAGGCACGGAAACAGATCGCCCAGAATATGCGGAAGGTCGGTATGGAGCAGGCGCGCCGATGCCCGGTGCCTTCCAAGCTCATCGGTGATGATGATGTAGGTGGCGTCAGGAGTGTCGAACTGATCGATATCATAGATGCCATCGATGACCGGAATGTCCCACCCGAGTACGTCGACAAAGACTCGTTTGCGGGCATGAAACATCTGCCTGAGCGCTTGATCTTCGATGCCGTGGTGCGGTCGGGTTGATCGGTACTGCATAGCGGCCTG
This DNA window, taken from Porphyrobacter sp. ULC335, encodes the following:
- a CDS encoding tyrosine-type recombinase/integrase, with protein sequence MPKITKSLVEALKPSRDAVKGSSQFVWDSELRGFGVSVGYQGTKSFVVQYRNPAGQSRRKVIGRFGLMTVEEARRSARVMLGEVAKGTDPIEETKHVRGHTISQICDWYLDRAEAGRIIGRSRRPIKQSTLAMDRSRIEAHIRPLLGHRVIETLKLGDIEAAQADIAAGLTSKPRIGSRGGSTKGGEGVASRTMSTLHSILEHAVRLGEIEKNPARGVRRLASTPKMRWLSHAELRRLGEALQEAEADLEHPKGIAVIRLLLLTGFRRLEALSLERAWLLEEENAVHFATTKTGAQRRVIGQAAVDLLKAQPDTGSKFFFPADWGGRAFHRGCPGA
- a CDS encoding tyrosine-type recombinase/integrase, with translation MLDRVCQRAGVEKVTPHVLRHTFASVAGGLGYSELTIAALLGHASRGITQRYIHIDEPLRAAATAVSNRMLVLLSSQRGAEAIDD
- a CDS encoding GntR family transcriptional regulator, with protein sequence MSPAHVLEPTYQRLKRELMAGTYPMGSKLEAMRLAEEFGVSMTPVRDSLNQLTGEGLVDLNPGEGFRVSRMTDQGLRDMLIVNHVLLLHAAMTGESTGRLPSEGPEAHNYAARLGAVFAAIASASGNRFLVRSVDQIGERLGPARRMEPAIIPAARDTLLLLETSISHSLSDCVPALATYHASCLDAVPRLIAAIPGST
- a CDS encoding phytanoyl-CoA dioxygenase family protein, whose protein sequence is MNSPPATTRWLGQLESRGYCIIPHALPAETVRTLDRDLAPAFEAVPFGHGDFYGYRTQRFGSLLRRSPVAAELALQPLVLGLARAILGRACDRIQLNVAQAIAIHPGEVEQFPHRDHDMWAGAKGELEYLLNVIWPLTDFTAENGATRIYPGTHCADIADLDELGPPVIAECRTGDAICFLGSTIHGAGPNSTDTVRRAVVIGYSLGWLKPYENLWLAYPPHIARTFPPELAELAGYCQHRPNLGNYEGQCPSILLSEDPDDYLQARDALRPDQEAAVRAFAKARRKDP
- a CDS encoding acyl-homoserine-lactone synthase, with protein sequence MQYRSTRPHHGIEDQALRQMFHARKRVFVDVLGWDIPVIDGIYDIDQFDTPDATYIIITDELGRHRASARLLHTDLPHILGDLFPCLCDGPVPRSPKLREITRFCIEPELPARERRLARNQLVSALADHALDCDLSGYSAVASRTWYGQIAKFGWRCSRLGPPCEINGEELVGLHIGIDAQTPADLASRGIYTPAAFRATATELEHAQ